TGCTGCGGGGTCGAACATGGAGGAGCCGGGCAGATAGTCGAGGGCCAGGTTGAGTCCGGCGCTGGCGCGAAGGAGGTCGCGAATCTCCTGGTCTGGCTCGTTACGTCCTAAGGCTGGATCGACGTGAGCGAAGACAAGCTCGGGGATGTTGAGACCCAGGGTGCGGCCGATTTCGCCGGCGACGAGTTCGGCTACCAGCGCAAGGGGACCCTGGCCGGCGCCGCGAAATTTACGACGTAAAGGCCAAGGTCGTCAGCCTCGATAATTGCGGGAAGAGAGCCGCCCTCGCGAAGCGCGGTGACATACTGAGTGGCGCGAATGGTGCGAAGCATTGCTGCTTAGTGTAGCCGCAGGAAGCCGATCTGGGTGTCATCGGCTTCCTACGGGCGAGCGTTAGCGGACTCGGAAGTCAGCGCGGCAGCCTCGGTCTACCCAAAGGCCGCGACGGTCCACATCCCAGGTCTGGCCGCGGACGCAGGGGGAGCCGCTGATCTGCCGGACGAGTCTTACATCGCGGCTGCGGCCGATGTCACACCATCTTCTGCCTCCATCATTGGAGGAGCAGGTGACGATAGCACCGGGGCCAGGGCCGGGCGGCGGAGGTGGTGGTCCTGCGCGGCCGACGATGAACTCGGCGCGGCAGCCGCGGTCGACCCAAAGGCCACGACGATCGACGCCCCAGGTGCTGTCGCGAACGCAGGGGGAGCCGCTGATCTGCCGGACCAGGCGGACATCGCGAGAGGGGCCGATGTTGCACCAGTTTCTGCGGCCGTCGTCGGAGGAGCAGGTAATCCTCGGGGGTGGGCCGCCGTAGCCAGGTTGCGCGGCTGCTGGTGTGGGTGTGGCGCAGGTGCCCGCGATCAGGAGAAGGGCGATCAGGAGGAGCTTGGTTGTGAGCTTCATCTTGCCTCTTTCGAGTTGAAGATTGGCACGGTCTTTGAAGTGGTTGCGATTCCGAATGAGGATAGCGTGGAGACGGACGCTTGTCGAGATTGGTTGCAAAATTTTAAAAAGTCGTCACCCTTTCGGAGGACGGCTTTTTTTGTTTTGCTAATGTTGGGTCTGAGGATAGGCAAATATTGCTGGTTGGTGCTAGCGGGCCTCGAAGTCGGCGCGGCAACCACGGTCGACCCAGAGGCCGCGATTGTCAATGTCCCAGGTCTGGCCGCGAACGCAGGGGGATCCGCTGATCTGCCGGATGAGACGAACTACGCCTCGGGGACCAATGTCACACCAGTTTCTTCCTCCGTCGTTGGAGGAGCAGGTGACGGTGACGGGAGGAGGTGGCGGTTCAAAGCGACCAACGAGGAAGTCGGCGCGGCAGCCACGGTCGACCCAGAGGCCGCGTTGATCGAC
The nucleotide sequence above comes from Tunturibacter empetritectus. Encoded proteins:
- a CDS encoding DUF3011 domain-containing protein, with amino-acid sequence MKLTTKLLLIALLLIAGTCATPTPAAAQPGYGGPPPRITCSSDDGRRNWCNIGPSRDVRLVRQISGSPCVRDSTWGVDRRGLWVDRGCRAEFIVGRAGPPPPPPGPGPGAIVTCSSNDGGRRWCDIGRSRDVRLVRQISGSPCVRGQTWDVDRRGLWVDRGCRADFRVR